ATAGAGCAGAACCTATCCACATTCAGTGCTCACCTAACCAGGTTGATCGACATGCTCCAAAAAGCCAATGAAAGGAGCCTGTTTTTGCTAGATGAGCTGGGAGCTGGAACTGACCCTCAAGAGGGAGCGGCTTTAGGTATAGCGATTCTTGAAAGGTTTAGATCCATTGGAAGTTTGGTTATAGCAACCACCCACCATAATTCGATAAAGAGGTATGCCCTGTCCACCAAGGGAGTAGAGACAGCGAGCATGGAATTTGATTCGGAAACCTTGAAACCTACGTTTCGGCTTCTTATGGGTATGCCTGGTAAGAGCAATGCCCTGACCATAGCGAGACATTTGGGCATGCCGGAGGAAATACTATCTAAGGCTGAAGAAGTTCTCCTTGAATCCTATTACGGGGAAGAAAGACTTGTGGACGAGCTGCACGACAAGCATATGGAGCTAGACCAGCTCAAAAAACAGCTGGAATCTAAAGAGGCAGACCTTAAGAGGTTAAAGGACGAATTGGAGAGGGAAAAAAGAAACTTGGCACTAGAGAAGGGAAGGATAGTTTCCGAGGCGGAGCGTAAGGCGTTAGAGATGATTGAGGAAGCCCAAAGGTTGTACCATGAAATGGTCAAAAAAATAGGATTTTTCAACGCCAGAAATATGCATAAATCCACTGAAAAGGACAGACAACGCATGTTGAAAATGAAAAAGGAGCTTCTTGAGCGACAAGATGTCCACGATGAGAAGATGGAAGCAGAAGAAATTTCTCCGGGGGATCTTGTTGAGATAATAGGTCAATCCACTAAAGGAACTGTGGAGGCCATAGAGGAGGGAAAGGCTGTGCTCTTATGTGGCCCCATTAAAGTAGAGGTACAGTTGAACAAGCTAAAGCTAGTGAAGAAAAAAGAGGAAGTCGAAAGGACTGCTGTTCAAGGACCAATTGTAAAAGGAGACTTTAAGAAGGTTTCAGTCCCCCCTTCAATAATGATCAGGGGGATGACAGTTGACGAGGCGATACCAGAAGTTGAGCTTTACCTAGATAGGGCTTTCAGAGCAGGTTACGGAGAGGTCACCATAATTCATGGACGGGGAGAAGGCATACTCAGGAGGGAAGTCCATGCCCTATGTAAGAGGCTTCCGTACGTCACAAACTTCAGGTTGGGAGAACCTTCGGAGGGGGGCATCGGAGTCACTATAGTGAGTTTTAGGTAATAAGTAATTTCCGTGGTGGTTCTTTGGGGCTTCCAAAATCCATTGAATTTAACTTCCTTGCGTGGTAATATTGCTCCTGTCTCGCGTGCCCGTAGCTCAGCTGGATAGAGCGTTGGCCTCCGGAGCCAAAGGTCTCGGGTTCGAATCCCGACGGGCACGCCATTCCCATCATTTTCTCCATACTGCACATGTTAGAACTTCTCAAAATCAGCCCTTGGTCTTGCTGTACTTTTATTCAATGTGTTTGTATTTTGTTATTTTTATTGATAATATACCATATTATATTATAATGCTGTAAACCTATTGGAGGGCAGCCATGGTGATTTATAAAATTAAAAATAGCACCAGATGCTGGGACGGAGAGTCGATAGGTATATTGATTCTGGATGCTCATTATCCGTGTATTCCTGGGAACGTGGGCAACGCGACCACATTTGATTTTCCTGTGAGGTACAAAAAGGTAAACGGTGCCTCCATAGACAGGCTTCTGAACCAAAGAGATCCTTCCTTGGTTAAGCCTTTTGTAGAGGCCGCACTTGAGCTTGAAAGTGAGGGCGTAAGGGCTGTTACCGGAGCTTGTGGATTCATGGCTCTTTTTCAGGAAGAAGTTGCGGCCGCCTTAAGGATACCCGTTTTTCTATCCAGTTTGCTCCAGGTTCCTTTTATCAGAAGGATTTTAAATCCTTCACTGAGGATTGGCATAATAACGGCAAACGCTAGTTGCCTGACGGAGAAACACTTTCGTTCTGTGGGCGTAGATACTTGCGAGGACATAGTAATAAGAGGTATGGAAGAAATGGAAGAATTCAGGACAGCCATTTTGGAGGAAAAGGGTACTCTGGATTCAGAAAAAATGGAGCAGGAGGTAGTGGAGGTATCCAAAAACTTAGTGGAGGAACATCCAGAGGTGGGAGCTATACTACTAGAGTGTAGCGATTTGCCCCCGTATGCAAAGGCAGTTCAGGAAGCCACTGGAAGGCCAGTTTTCGACTTTATAACCATGATCCGGTTTGTGCACACAGCGGTTGTACAGCAAAGTTATGAAGGATTTATGTAATATGTCGTGAATTAATTTATGAACCGCTTCCAGAGTAATATCTCTCTGATATTTCTCAGAAAGAAGAGAACCTGTTCAAGGAGTACGAAAAAGTGAATATATCGCTTGACGGGGGGAGGTTTTTCCTGTATAGTTCTCCCCATGGTCAGCCGGCGACCAATTTTCGCTTTTTAAAGCTTTAGGAGGAAATATTTTGACAATGAATGGAACAGTTAAGTGGTTTAACGAGTCTAAGGGTTATGGGTTCATCACGTCCGACGAAGGAACTGATGTGTTTGTACACTTTTCCGCTATAGAGGGAGAAGGATTCAAGACCTTGGCAGAGGGCCAGCAGGTATCCTTTGATATCACTCAGGGCAACAAAGGCCCCCAAGCGTCCAACGTCGTAAAACTATAAGAAAAAAAGAAAAACTTTTTCGCGATATATTTAACGATATATTTGACACGAAGAACCGAACAAAGAAATGGCGCCTAAAGGCGCCATTTCTTTTGTGTCAATTTTTGCTCTTATTCCACTTCAGGAACTGTTAAACCTATCTCCTTGTAGTATTTTGCGGCGCCGGGATGAACTGGTACGGATATACCTTCAAGGGCGGTATCAAGGGTTACCATTTTGGCTTTTGCGTGTACTTTGTACAGATCCTCCACGTTTTCCCAGAAAGCCTTGGTGATCTTGTAAACTACATCCTCACTGAGGTCGGCATCGCATACCCACATGGCCTGGACTGCCACGGTGGTGGTGTCTTTATCCACGCCCTTGTATGTGCCTGCGGGGATGACGTTCCTTACGAAGAAAGGATATTCGGCATGGAGCTTTTCTATGGTCTCCTCATCAAAGGAAACCAAGGTGATGTCGTGCATGGTTGCAAGGTCCATTATTGCGGATGTGGGGAATCCGGCTACGACGAAACCTACGTCTATCTGGCCGTCTTTCATGCGCTGGGCAGTATTGTTAAAGTCCAAGAAATCGGTTTTCATATCGGAGAACTTAAAGCCGAGGGTCCTAAATATTAGCTGAACATCAGCCATGACACCGGAGCCTGGGGCACCGACAGAAACTCTCTTGCCGGGAAGGTCTTTTATGGTCTTTACTCCCGAATCCTTGAGGGCTACCACTTGTATGGTCTCAGGATAGAGAGTTGCTATGGCGCGTACGTTTTTGAAAGGTTTGTCGAACATCATTTTTCCGTGGTAGGCGAAATATGCTACATCGTTCTGAACCAAGGCCATCTCGATCTGGTGGGTTCCTATCAAGTTCAAGTTTGCCACCGAAGCGTTTCCTGTCTCTGCAGTCATTTGGACGTCAGAAAGGTTCCTGCTTACTATATCGGCTATTCCACCACCGACGGGGTAATAAGTACCACCTGTGCCGCCCGTTGCGAGGGACACGAATGTCTTGGCGTAAGCCCCACATGCCATAGCCATTACGAGGACCAATGCTAGTGCCACAACCTTTTTCATCATCAAGTCGCCTCCTTTGATATTTTAGTTCTAAAACTCCTCTTCTTTTGCTGTATTACTCTCTTTTACCTCCCCCCCTCACGTTGTCCATCAAGCTTGTCAATCTACCTGACTGTCAGTTTAAGTATAATTTTATGCAACACATGTTTCAAGCCCCATTTGGGTTCATGGCTTTCCAGTTTCTACGTGCAAAAGGATGCACCAAGGTCATAAGTTGTGTAAAATAGGTGAAGAATAAGTTCCCGGGGGGCTACGAAATGGATTGGAAAACACTAATAGGATTTAGCGAACCGTCGAAAGAATATGGGCTGGAGAATAGAGAAGAAGGAACAGGAGAAGGTTGCAGTAATCCTGAAATGGATTATGTTAAGCTCAGCGTGAAAATAGATCTCAAACAAAAGAGCCAGGTGGGAAGAGCTGCTCTTTTGCTTGCCCTTACCACCGACGCAGAAGAAGAACAGAACGTAAAAAAGCAGATAGTTGCAACCGGGTGGAGAGCCGTTGCCACAGAGGTAGGTGGTTTGGCGGGAGAATTGCCTCAGAAGATAACCAGAGCATTGGTGGGTGCCGCACTCAACGCTGGTGTCGTGGAGAAAAAATGCAACGAGATGCACGCACTGATGCATGCTGCAGTCGAGGCATTGAATGGATTCATAAGCATGAGCATGTTAGAGGCCAGCATAGGAGCGAAGATAGGCATCGTCAGAAACGATCAGTGGATAGCTGTTGCAGTGTTGGGAGATATGGCCTATCATGCAGTTGCTCACCACGAACGATGTGGGTTGGGGGTAATGCATTTGTGAGTCAGCCTCTTGTGCTTTGTGTTTAGGTGTGATACATTCACTACTTGTGGTGTAAAGTATGTGTTGGTGGAGGTGTTTTTGTTGAAAAAGGATATTCATCCAGAATACGGTCCCTGTCAGGTGGCTTGTGCTTGCGGTAACAGGTTTGAGACGAGGTCTACATTGAAGGAAATAAAGGTTGCTGTTTGCTCCTCGTGCCATCCTTTCTACACCGGCAAGAGGGGTGCGGTGGTCATCGAGGCAGGAAGGGTCGAGAAGTTTCAGCGCAAATATGCTGGGACCCGTTTTGGGAAGCCTGCACAGGAAACTGAAGAGAAAGAGCAGGGCTAAAGAGGGAGCGAAGCTCCCTCTTTAGAACATAAGTGGTTATGAGTTTATCTGTAGAGCTTTTAGCTTTCACCCCTGAGCCAGATAAGGTTGTGGCTGCATCTGCGAGGCTTTGTTATAGTGATGTGTCAGCGTGCAGTCTTAAGGAAGGTATGGACGAGCGAAAGAGCGAGAAGCTTCTTGAGCATTTGCTTAAATCGGGGCACATGTCTCCCTTTGAGCATGTTGCCTTCACTTTTGCTATGGATGGCCTAAGTAGAGTGTGCACCCATCAACTTGTAAGGCACAGACTGGCCAGTTACTCTCAACAAAGCCAAAGATACGTGCTGATGGGAAATCCACAGGTGGTAGTACCCCCCTCGATAGCAGAAGATGCTGCCTTGAGGGAAAGGTATATGGAGATGGTCCAAAAAAGTTTCGACACGTACAAGTTGCTTGTGGAGAGTGGAGTTCCAAAGGAGGATGCGAGATATATATTGCCTCATTCATGGGAGACTCGTATAGTGGTTACCATGAACGCCAGAGAACTTCACCACTTTTTCGGTCTGAGGCTTTGTAAACGAGCTCAATGGGAGATCCGTGAGGTCGCCAGGCGGATGTTGGCCTTGGCCAGGGAGAAAGCACCAATGATATTTAATATGGCAGGCCCAGCATGTGTTGTTTCTGGAAAATGTAAGGAGGCAACCTCGTGTGGTAATCCTTATACAACTGTAGAGGAAGTACTGGCGGATGTCCTTGATTTTTAGCTATATAACAAGATTCATTTACTTCTTTCTTTTTTCCTTGAATGCGGAGCATGAGGTTCCTGTGGGAGGACAGGCAGTACTCGAAGGAGTCCTCATGAAGGGACCTGCAAGGTGGGGGCTTGCGGTCCGAACTCCAAAGGGTGATATTTGGACTAAAACTTGGGCCAACAGGCCTTGGACAAGCAAAGGTTTGTGGAAATTGCCCATTTTAAGGGGTTTGGCCGTAATGGCAGAGATGCTATGTACCGGTGCCAAAGCCCTTTCTCTTTCCGCGGAGGTAGCCCTTCCAGAGGATGAATCTATAGGTAAAGGAGGGTTCATCCTTTCTGTCGTCATAGCGGTCGTGGCAGTAATAGCATTTTTTGTGGTCTTGCCTCTTTTGATGTCCGATTGGGTAGTAAATTTTTTGGGTGCCTCTGAAGGGGCAGGAAGGGTTATCGAGGGAATTGCGAGAGGAGCCATTTTTGTTGGTTATGTGGCGTTTATTGGAATGTGGAAAGATATTAGGCGTGTGTTCGCTTATCACGGGGCAGAGCACAAGACCATAAATGCCTATGAAAATGGGAGTGAGCTCACACCTCTGAATGTAAGTTGTTTTTCCAGGATTCATCCGAGATGTGGGACCTCCTTTCTCTTGGTTGTAGTAATAGTTAGTGTAGTGGTTTTTTCAGCGATACCTACTGAAGGGCTCGCCATGAGGATTGGCTCTAGGGTTCTACTGCTTCCTTTTGTTATAGGCATATCCTATGAGATAATAAGATGGTGTGGAAGAAAGGGAACATTAGGCAGGATTTTTATGTCTCCCACCCTTTGGCTGCAGTATCTTACGACGAGGGAACCAGACTTGGAACAATTGGAGGTCGCCATAACGGCGCTGAAGGTAGCTCTGGGGAGCGAAGAAGAAAGCTATAACCAAGAACCGGACGGTGATGTTGATGGACCTGTCGAAAAAACTTAAAGAAGTTGAGGAAACCTACAAGGAAATAGAGAAAAAACTAGCTGATCCTCAGTACATATCTGATCCAAAGGAGTTGCAGAAGCTTGCCAAGAAGCACGCAACCCTTGAGGAGATAGTCCAAACTTACAGACAGTACAAAGAGGTGGTCGATAGAATATCTGAAGCCAGATCGCTGCTTCATGCAAGCGATAAGGAGCTGGCAGAAATGGCCCAAGAAGAGCTCCGTGAGTTGGAACCCGAAGAAGAGAGGTTGACTGAGAGGTTAAAGGTCTTGCTCTTGCCTAAGGACCCCAATGACGATAAGAGCGTAATAATGGAGATAAGAGCTGGTGCAGGTGGAGACGAGGCTGCTCTTTTTGCCGGAGACCTGTACAGGATGTACACTCGCTTTGCTGAGCGAAAGGGATGGAACACTGAAATAATGACCATGCACGAAACAGGTATAGGGGGCTACAAGGAAGTGGTCTTCAGGATAGATGGGGTTGGTGCTTACAGTCAGCTCAAGTACGAAAGCGGAGTCCACAGAGTACAAAGAGTGCCTGTTACTGAATCCAGCGGTCGTATACATACATCGACAGCCACCGTGGCTGTACTACCAGAGGCAGAGGACGTGGATGTTGAGATTCGAGAAGAGGATTTGAAGATAGACACCTACAGGGCAAGCGGAGCTGGAGGACAACATGTCAACATGACTGACTCTGCGGTGCGTATTACCCACCTTCCTACAGGTATAGTTGTTACGTGCCAAGACGAACGGTCCCAGATAAAAAACAGAGCAAAAGCTATGAAGCTTTTGAGAGCCAAGCTATTAGATAACGAAATTCAAAAACAAACAGCTGAATTGGCTGCGGAAAGAAAAGGGCAGATTGGCACTGGGGATCGTTCTGAGAGGATTCGAACATACAATTTTCCACAGAACAGGGTAACCGATCATAGGATAGGCTTGACCTTGTACAAGCTGGATCAGATGCTGGATGGAGACCTGGACGAGATGATTTCAGCCCTTATAATAGCGGATCAGTCGGAGAAACTTAAGGCCTTGGAGAGTTAGATAATGAATCTGGGCGAGGCGAGATCAAAGGCTTTGGATGTGCTCTCGTCAATAGGTGTATCAAACCCCTTTCTGGAAGCAGATTTCATTCTGGAGTGGGTTATGGGTAAGGGAAAAAGCTTTATTCATAGCCATCCTGAATACTTGCTCAATGATAGGGAGGAAGAAAAGCTTAAGGAAATTCTGGACAGGAGATCCAACAGGGAGCCTTGGCAGTATATAGCAGGAGAGGCGGAGTTTTGGGGACTGCCGTTTAAAGTAGGACCGGGCTGTCTAGTACCCAGACCTGATACAGAGGTGCTGGTTGAGGCTGCATTGGAAGTGATTGACGAAGGGGTTTTTATTGATTGGGGAACAGGCAGTGGCTGTATAACTGCTGCATTGCTTTCAGAGAGGCCTACATGCAGGGGAATCGCTGTGGATTCCTCCGCTAGGGCATTATGGTATGCCTGGCAAAACTTTAAGAATCTAGATGTTTTGGATAGGGTACTTATTTGGCATTCCAGCGGGGGATGGGACCTGCCTAAATCATGTGAGAAAGTCGATTTAATAGTGAGCAATCCCCCTTATATACCCACCAATGAGATACCGGGCTTGATGCCGGAAGTACGGCTTTACGAGCCGCTAGAAGCTTTGGATGGCGGAAGTGATGGGCTTAAATTTTACAGATTTTTGTTCTCTGTTGCCGAAAAAATTCTTGGCCGTGGAGGCTACCTTGCCCTGGAGGTTGGTTCTTCGCTACAATGCGACCGATTGTCACTCCTTGGTGGCAAGCTGTTTCAATTAGTCGATGTTAAGAAAGACCTATCAGGAATGGATAGAGTCATGGTCTTTAAAAGAAGGCAAACGTAAACCCCATTGAGAAAGAAGAACGTTGCAAAAGGAGGAATAGCAATGGAAAAGAGAGAATTGGTCATCATAGGAGCTGGACCGGCCGGGCTTACTGCCGCAATCTATGGAAGAAGATCTGGACTTGATGTGTTGGTTTTGGAGAAGGGCGTCCCAGGAGGCCAGATAAACCTAACAGATGAAATAGAAAACTGGACGGGTGTAATCCATGCTTCCGGTCCAGAGTTGGCTGAATCCTTCAGAAAGCACGCTGAGCATTTTGGTCCAGAGTTCAGGGAGGCCGAGGTTCAGAAAATAGAGATCAAGGATGGATCCAAGTTGGTTGTAACCGATAATGGCACGATCGAAGCCGAGGCGATAATAGTCGCTACAGGAGCTAAATTCAAAAAACTAGGCGTACCTGGAGAGGAAGAGTTCACTGGTCGAGGCGTAAGTTATTGTGCCGTGTGTGATGGAGCCTTCTTCGAGGAACAGGAAGTTGCGGTGATAGGAGGAGGCAACACGGCAGTAGAGGAAGCTTTATATTTGACCCAGTTTGCATCCAAGGTTTACATAATTCACCGTAGAGACAGCTTCAGGGCCGATAAAGTTGCGGTAGAAAGAGCTATGACCAACGATAAGATAGAGGTCATTTGGAATACCGTGGTGAAGGAGATCGCAGGGGATGACATGGTGACTCACCTTGTGCTGCATAACGTTAAAACTCAAGAGGATTCAAAGTTGCCGGTCGCAGGTGTATTCGTCTTTGTCGGAATGGAGCCTAATTCCAAGTTTTTGGGAGACATGGTCGATGCGGCTCCTGGCGGTTGGATAAAGACCAATGAGAAAATGGAGACTTCTGTTGAGGGCATATTTGCGGCTGGTGACGTAAGGGATAAATACCTGAGACAAGTGATAACAGCTGCAGGTGATGGAGCAACTGCAGCGATGGCTGCTTACGCTTACATCGCGGAACAGCTGCACCTGAGGCAGAAAGTCTTTGAGCCTGAGCACGCGTTCATATTCCTCTATTCCAGCATCGATGAAGCTCAAATGAGCTTGGTATCTCAACTGGAAGAATTGACCTCTCACGTTAAGGATCTGGCTCTGATTGACGGATATAAGAACGCCCGTATGGTTGAGAAATTAGGTGTAAAGAGTATGCCTGTTTTACTTGAGCTTTCAAAAGGAAATATTCTCAGATCAGAAAAGATAGAAAGCCTTGAGGACGCAAGAAAGTTCATAGGGATCAACTAAAAGGCTATTATGGAGGCAGGGAAGGTGTCTGGCCCTGCCTCCACATTCGAACACTGGAAGGGGGGATGGTGATGATAATAACCGTCACGCTTAACCCAGCAGTTGATGAAGAGTATGTTGTTCCAGAATTTAGACCAGGTGGTTGGTTTAGAGCTAGTGAGACCAATAGGTCTGCGGGAGGCAAGGGAGTAAATGTGTCGTTGATACTTTCCCAGTTAGGTTATTCCTCTGCGGCAATGGGGTTCCTTGCTGGTTTCAACGGTGAGTTTATAAGGGATGAACTAAGGAAAAAACGCATAACTACCAATTTTGTCCATGTGAGGGGCGAAACCCGCACTAATGTGTACATAGTGGACGAAATTGGCCATGTGGAGACAGGAATAACCGAAAGCGGACCATACATTCCTGAAGGAGCTCTAGCAAGGTTTCTGAATAACTACGATAGAATGTTGACAAGAGCGAAGTTTGTTTACATAGGAGGCTCACTACCACCAGGGGCTCCTCAAGATATATATAGGGAACTAGTGGTCCGGGCAAAAAACAAGGGCATCGTCACCCTAGTTGATGCAGCTGGGCCTTCCTTGATGGAGGCTTTGGAAGTTGGGCCAAGCATAGCCAAGATAGATCGACGCTTTATAAACCAAATGGCTGGAATATCCCTTACTTCTTTGGACAGCCTTATATCGCTGGTTTCCAAAGTGCATGAATATGGAGTTGAATGGGCCACCACATCTTATCGAGCTTATGGGGAAGTTTTTTTTACTCCTAAAGGAGTATACCTTGCCGAGTTCGGCAGAAAAGGCCTTGTGTCCATGTTTGGTGCAGGCGAAGCCCTGATGGCAGGATTGATTGTAGGTTTCATAGAGGGTATGGATGTAGAGGATGTTATTCGATTCTCCATGGCTTGCGCATGGGAAGATGCACTTCATATAGAAAAAGGGGTTTCTAGCAGGGAAAAAGTGGAAGATTTAATGAAGGAAGTGACGTTGGAAAAGATTTCATGATGTTCTCCAAAGGTGTATTTTCTGATAATAAAGAAAGAAAGTTTATGGTTTTCGTCTGTACAGGAAACACCTGTCGCAGTCCAATGGCCGAGGGAATAGCGAACTATCTCTTCCAGAAAGAGGGCCTTGCTGGGAGATGGTATGCCTTATCGGCTGGTACTGCAGTGTACGGGAGATATCCAGCTGCTTCCTGCGCTATAGAGGTAATGAGGGAGTTTGGGGTTGATATCTCAGCCCACAGGACGAAAAGCGTTAGGGAGTTGCCTTTGTTTGATGACGCCGTTTTCGTAGGTATGACTGGGGCTCATGTTCAGGCGGTCATAGCAGAAGGTGTGTGCCATAAAAGCAACGCTATAAGGTTGTTTGATCTGTACTTGAAATGTGGAGGGAGCAAGGAAAGCGCCTCTTCCATGTTCTTATGTGATAATGGGGACGTTCCTGATCCTGTCGGAAGCAGTTATAAAATCTATCTTGACACTGCAATGACCATAAGGAAATTACTCCTACCAGTAATTGAGACAATACGGCAATCCCACGGTAATCTACCTCTTTCCACCTTCGTATAAAGTGTTTCAATGAACAACTTGATGAATTAGAATTAGTAAAAGTGGTTTTCTATATTTCTTGGAGGTCATGATAATTTTGGGCAAATTGATTGGTAGGGCCGTTTTTGCATTGGCCGTTTTGATCTTGACAGGGTTTGTTTTGAGTGGCTCGTCTTTTGCTCATTCGGATGACGAGGATAAGTTGGGCGAGAAAGTAGCAAAGGAAGTTGAACAGCGTTGGGAGGTAGTGACTGACCCTTATAAGGTTGCCCTTGCGGAGATGGTCCTTGATAAATGTGCGCCCTTTGCGGAAAGAAAACTGAATTACAGGATAAAGGTGATAGAAGAAAAGTCCCCTAACGCCTTTGCCATTCCGGGAGGCAGGATTTACATCACCACAGGCATGCTGGATTTCGCCAGAAGCGACGATGAACTTGCTGCAGTCATTGCTCATGAGATCGTCCATTCGGACAAAAACCATATACTCCGCCAAGCGTCCAGGAACCAA
The DNA window shown above is from Thermovirga lienii DSM 17291 and carries:
- a CDS encoding protein of unknown function DUF1385 (PFAM: Protein of unknown function (DUF1385)~COGs: COG3872 metal-dependent protein~InterPro IPR010787~KEGG: aco:Amico_0724 protein of unknown function DUF1385~PFAM: protein of unknown function DUF1385~SPTR: Putative uncharacterized protein), with protein sequence MSLIFSYITRFIYFFLFSLNAEHEVPVGGQAVLEGVLMKGPARWGLAVRTPKGDIWTKTWANRPWTSKGLWKLPILRGLAVMAEMLCTGAKALSLSAEVALPEDESIGKGGFILSVVIAVVAVIAFFVVLPLLMSDWVVNFLGASEGAGRVIEGIARGAIFVGYVAFIGMWKDIRRVFAYHGAEHKTINAYENGSELTPLNVSCFSRIHPRCGTSFLLVVVIVSVVVFSAIPTEGLAMRIGSRVLLLPFVIGISYEIIRWCGRKGTLGRIFMSPTLWLQYLTTREPDLEQLEVAITALKVALGSEEESYNQEPDGDVDGPVEKT
- a CDS encoding peptide chain release factor 1 (PFAM: PCRF domain; RF-1 domain~TIGRFAM: peptide chain release factor 1~COGs: COG0216 Protein chain release factor A~InterPro IPR004373: IPR000352: IPR005139~KEGG: tai:Taci_0821 peptide chain release factor 1~PFAM: Class I peptide chain release factor; PCRF domain protein~SPTR: Peptide chain release factor 1;~TIGRFAM: peptide chain release factor 1), producing the protein MDLSKKLKEVEETYKEIEKKLADPQYISDPKELQKLAKKHATLEEIVQTYRQYKEVVDRISEARSLLHASDKELAEMAQEELRELEPEEERLTERLKVLLLPKDPNDDKSVIMEIRAGAGGDEAALFAGDLYRMYTRFAERKGWNTEIMTMHETGIGGYKEVVFRIDGVGAYSQLKYESGVHRVQRVPVTESSGRIHTSTATVAVLPEAEDVDVEIREEDLKIDTYRASGAGGQHVNMTDSAVRITHLPTGIVVTCQDERSQIKNRAKAMKLLRAKLLDNEIQKQTAELAAERKGQIGTGDRSERIRTYNFPQNRVTDHRIGLTLYKLDQMLDGDLDEMISALIIADQSEKLKALES
- a CDS encoding protein-(glutamine-N5) methyltransferase, release factor-specific (PFAM: Methyltransferase small domain~TIGRFAM: HemK family putative methylases; protein-(glutamine-N5) methyltransferase, release factor-specific~COGs: COG2890 Methylase of polypeptide chain release factors~InterPro IPR002052: IPR007848: IPR004556: IPR019874~KEGG: aco:Amico_0726 protein-(glutamine-N5) methyltransferase, release factor-specific~PFAM: methyltransferase small~SPTR: Protein-(Glutamine-N5) methyltransferase;~TIGRFAM: protein-(glutamine-N5) methyltransferase, release factor-specific; modification methylase, HemK family), translated to MNLGEARSKALDVLSSIGVSNPFLEADFILEWVMGKGKSFIHSHPEYLLNDREEEKLKEILDRRSNREPWQYIAGEAEFWGLPFKVGPGCLVPRPDTEVLVEAALEVIDEGVFIDWGTGSGCITAALLSERPTCRGIAVDSSARALWYAWQNFKNLDVLDRVLIWHSSGGWDLPKSCEKVDLIVSNPPYIPTNEIPGLMPEVRLYEPLEALDGGSDGLKFYRFLFSVAEKILGRGGYLALEVGSSLQCDRLSLLGGKLFQLVDVKKDLSGMDRVMVFKRRQT
- a CDS encoding thioredoxin reductase (PFAM: Pyridine nucleotide-disulphide oxidoreductase~TIGRFAM: thioredoxin-disulfide reductase~COGs: COG0492 Thioredoxin reductase~InterPro IPR008255: IPR013027: IPR005982: IPR000103~KEGG: tai:Taci_0823 thioredoxin reductase~PFAM: FAD-dependent pyridine nucleotide-disulphide oxidoreductase~SPTR: Thioredoxin reductase;~TIGRFAM: thioredoxin reductase) — protein: MEKRELVIIGAGPAGLTAAIYGRRSGLDVLVLEKGVPGGQINLTDEIENWTGVIHASGPELAESFRKHAEHFGPEFREAEVQKIEIKDGSKLVVTDNGTIEAEAIIVATGAKFKKLGVPGEEEFTGRGVSYCAVCDGAFFEEQEVAVIGGGNTAVEEALYLTQFASKVYIIHRRDSFRADKVAVERAMTNDKIEVIWNTVVKEIAGDDMVTHLVLHNVKTQEDSKLPVAGVFVFVGMEPNSKFLGDMVDAAPGGWIKTNEKMETSVEGIFAAGDVRDKYLRQVITAAGDGATAAMAAYAYIAEQLHLRQKVFEPEHAFIFLYSSIDEAQMSLVSQLEELTSHVKDLALIDGYKNARMVEKLGVKSMPVLLELSKGNILRSEKIESLEDARKFIGIN
- a CDS encoding 1-phosphofructokinase (PFAM: pfkB family carbohydrate kinase~TIGRFAM: hexose kinase, 1-phosphofructokinase family~COGs: COG1105 Fructose-1-phosphate kinase and related fructose-6-phosphate kinase (PfkB)~InterPro IPR011611: IPR017583~KEGG: aco:Amico_0728 1-phosphofructokinase~PFAM: PfkB domain protein~SPTR: 1-phosphofructokinase;~TIGRFAM: 1-phosphofructokinase): MIITVTLNPAVDEEYVVPEFRPGGWFRASETNRSAGGKGVNVSLILSQLGYSSAAMGFLAGFNGEFIRDELRKKRITTNFVHVRGETRTNVYIVDEIGHVETGITESGPYIPEGALARFLNNYDRMLTRAKFVYIGGSLPPGAPQDIYRELVVRAKNKGIVTLVDAAGPSLMEALEVGPSIAKIDRRFINQMAGISLTSLDSLISLVSKVHEYGVEWATTSYRAYGEVFFTPKGVYLAEFGRKGLVSMFGAGEALMAGLIVGFIEGMDVEDVIRFSMACAWEDALHIEKGVSSREKVEDLMKEVTLEKIS